The proteins below are encoded in one region of Actinomycetota bacterium:
- a CDS encoding FAD-binding oxidoreductase — protein MTTTDLDLAGLAFQLRREVRGEIRFDPASRALYATDASHYRHVPLGVVAPADVDDVVATLAVCRDAHVPVTTRGAGTSLAGQAANEAVIIDLSRHLRHGIEVDPLTATATVDAGVVLDDLQRVAAFHGLTFGPDPSTQNRATIGGMVGNDACGVHSVIAGRTQDNVEALDVLLYDGTRLTAPGPAAARTDGAHPAAQIIRSLEHLRDDHVDLIRSRFPVLPRRVSGYNLDALLPENGFHVARSLVGTEGTCALVLAATLRLIPRPRHRVVVVLGYPSLASAAEDVVDVLATGPIGLEGIDEHVAAGVGRTRARAELELLPDGSAWLLVEYGGASRAEAQSRADWLRSQLRRAGGGPTVRVVTEPRAQRAVWEVRRAGLGATTFAPGGRARLPGWEDAAVPPERLPAYLLGLADLLSEHRLEAALYGHLGDGCVHAKIDFDHTTPEGRATYRRFVEDAADLTVGLGGSLSGEHGDGQSRSELLERMYGAEVVALFRRFKSIWDPDGMMNPGRIVDPAPLDADLRWSAQPDLVRPQTVFAFADDHGSLGQAASRCVGIGLCRRDDDRATMCPSYRATHDEQHSPRGRAHLLFEMLHPRSELDGFGDESIRAALDLCLSCKACKAECPTGVDIATYKAEFLHQHYHGRIRPRAAYALSLVPWWARAASRAPRLANRILGSSGARRLAGIAPARTPPVIAPETFRRWWKRRELRGEPRHSPDGRDGGPAVVLFPDTFTDRFEPWVGSAAVSVLEDAGFRVEVPLPWLCCGRPLYDSGMLGLARRQLERLVRVLGTGAAPLVVLEPSCLAVFRDELPAMLPNDERARRLSRRAVSLAELLVSAGYEPAVLPDEVTVQPHCQHAAVVGHDADAALLAATQTRFLDAGCCGMAGSFGFEAGDKHAVSVAVAERRYLPALRELSDDATVIADGFSCRTQTADLAGRRTLHLAEVLAAGLARRESV, from the coding sequence GTGACCACCACCGACCTCGACCTCGCCGGTCTGGCGTTCCAGCTCCGCCGCGAGGTGCGGGGCGAGATCCGGTTCGACCCGGCATCCCGAGCCCTCTACGCGACCGACGCCTCGCACTACCGCCACGTGCCCCTCGGCGTGGTCGCGCCGGCGGATGTCGACGACGTCGTGGCGACGCTCGCGGTGTGCCGCGACGCGCACGTACCCGTCACCACGCGCGGCGCGGGCACGTCGCTCGCCGGCCAGGCCGCGAACGAAGCCGTCATCATCGACCTCAGTCGGCACCTCCGCCACGGCATCGAGGTCGATCCCCTCACCGCGACCGCCACGGTCGATGCGGGGGTGGTCCTCGACGACCTCCAGCGCGTCGCGGCGTTCCACGGGCTCACGTTCGGACCTGATCCGTCGACCCAGAACCGGGCCACCATCGGCGGGATGGTCGGCAACGACGCATGCGGCGTCCACTCCGTGATCGCGGGCCGGACGCAGGACAACGTCGAGGCGCTCGACGTGCTGCTGTACGACGGCACCCGCCTCACCGCACCCGGCCCGGCCGCTGCCCGCACCGACGGAGCGCACCCGGCGGCCCAGATCATCCGGTCGCTGGAGCACCTGCGGGATGACCACGTCGACCTCATCCGGTCCCGGTTCCCGGTGCTGCCGCGGCGCGTGTCGGGCTACAACCTCGATGCCCTGCTCCCCGAGAACGGCTTCCACGTCGCGCGGTCGTTGGTGGGCACCGAGGGGACCTGCGCGCTGGTCCTCGCCGCGACCCTGCGGCTCATCCCCCGGCCCCGTCACCGCGTCGTCGTGGTTCTGGGCTACCCCTCGCTCGCGTCCGCGGCCGAGGACGTCGTGGACGTGCTCGCGACGGGCCCGATCGGGCTTGAAGGGATCGACGAGCACGTGGCGGCCGGGGTCGGACGCACCCGCGCGAGGGCGGAACTCGAGCTGCTCCCGGACGGATCCGCGTGGCTCCTCGTCGAGTACGGCGGCGCCAGCCGCGCCGAGGCGCAGTCGCGAGCCGACTGGCTGCGCAGCCAGCTCCGACGCGCCGGTGGCGGTCCGACGGTCCGCGTCGTGACCGAACCCCGAGCCCAGCGAGCGGTCTGGGAGGTGCGACGAGCGGGGCTCGGGGCGACCACGTTCGCACCGGGTGGCCGGGCTCGCCTCCCGGGCTGGGAGGACGCCGCGGTCCCTCCCGAACGCCTGCCCGCGTACCTGCTCGGCCTGGCGGATCTGCTGAGCGAACACCGCCTCGAGGCGGCGCTCTACGGCCACCTCGGTGACGGCTGTGTCCATGCCAAGATCGACTTCGACCACACCACCCCGGAGGGTCGTGCCACGTACCGGCGGTTCGTGGAGGACGCCGCCGATCTCACCGTCGGGCTCGGAGGCTCGCTGTCGGGTGAGCACGGCGATGGCCAGTCCCGGTCGGAGCTGCTCGAGCGCATGTACGGCGCGGAGGTGGTCGCGCTGTTCCGGCGCTTCAAGAGCATCTGGGATCCCGACGGGATGATGAACCCGGGCCGCATCGTCGACCCCGCTCCGCTCGACGCCGATCTGCGCTGGTCCGCCCAGCCCGACCTTGTCCGGCCCCAGACCGTGTTCGCGTTCGCGGACGACCACGGCTCGCTCGGGCAGGCGGCCTCACGCTGCGTCGGCATCGGCCTGTGTCGTCGTGACGACGACCGCGCCACCATGTGCCCCAGCTACCGCGCGACCCACGACGAGCAGCACTCGCCACGGGGTCGCGCCCACCTGCTCTTCGAGATGCTGCATCCCCGTTCCGAGCTCGACGGCTTCGGTGACGAGTCGATCCGCGCAGCCCTCGACCTCTGCCTGTCGTGCAAGGCGTGCAAGGCGGAGTGCCCGACCGGTGTCGACATCGCCACGTACAAGGCCGAGTTCCTCCACCAGCACTACCACGGCCGGATCCGGCCCCGCGCGGCCTACGCACTGAGTCTCGTGCCGTGGTGGGCGCGCGCTGCTTCGCGCGCCCCGCGCCTCGCCAACCGCATCCTCGGTTCGAGCGGGGCGCGACGGCTCGCCGGCATCGCCCCCGCACGCACGCCTCCCGTCATCGCACCCGAGACCTTCCGTCGGTGGTGGAAGCGGCGCGAACTTCGCGGAGAGCCTCGTCACTCGCCGGATGGTCGGGACGGCGGGCCGGCGGTCGTGCTCTTCCCGGACACGTTCACCGACCGGTTCGAACCCTGGGTCGGCTCGGCCGCCGTTTCGGTCCTGGAGGACGCCGGCTTCCGTGTGGAGGTACCGCTGCCGTGGCTGTGCTGCGGCCGTCCGCTGTACGACAGCGGCATGCTCGGACTGGCCCGACGTCAGCTCGAACGTCTGGTGCGGGTGCTCGGGACCGGCGCCGCGCCGCTGGTCGTGCTCGAGCCGAGCTGCCTCGCCGTCTTCCGGGACGAGCTGCCGGCGATGCTTCCGAACGATGAGCGGGCTCGACGTCTGTCCCGCCGTGCGGTGTCACTGGCCGAGCTGCTGGTCAGTGCCGGCTACGAACCCGCCGTTCTCCCCGACGAGGTGACGGTCCAGCCGCACTGTCAGCACGCCGCCGTCGTCGGCCACGATGCCGACGCGGCCCTGCTGGCAGCGACTCAGACACGCTTCCTCGACGCGGGCTGCTGCGGCATGGCGGGCTCGTTCGGCTTCGAGGCAGGCGACAAGCACGCGGTGTCGGTCGCGGTCGCCGAGCGCCGCTACCTCCCCGCGCTACGCGAGCTGTCCGACGACGCGACCGTCATCGCCGACGGCTTCAGCTGCCGCACCCAGACCGCGGACCTCGCGGGGCGCCGCACCCTCCACCTCGCCGAGGTCCTCGCCGCCGGTCTCGCCCGTCGGGAGTCGGTGTAG
- the lhgO gene encoding L-2-hydroxyglutarate oxidase has product MGGGIIGLATAYRLLERRPDLDVIVLEKEREVGSHQSSHNSGVLHAGLYYAPGSLKARLCVSGKRDLEKFAATHGIAVTRHGKVVVAVDRAELPRLALLEERARANGVPGLRRLRAAELAEVEPHVHGLAALHSPATATIDFGAVCRALADEVRARGGEVLTLVTVQGLRERAQEVVVRTTIGALAARQVIACAGLQSDRVARLSGVEDREAIVPFRGSYLRLVGPAASLVRGHLYPVPLPGLPFLGVHVTQRHDGEVWVGPNAVVALARERYDRWAVDLRDTRDVIRHPGFWRLAADHLRTGVAEVHRDLSIAATARELRRYVPGVGVADLERGPSGIRAQSVRADGELVDDFSWSSTPRVLHVRNAPSPGATASLAIGRVIAERALDGLGGGSRAAS; this is encoded by the coding sequence GTGGGTGGCGGCATCATCGGTCTGGCCACGGCCTACCGCCTGCTCGAACGGCGTCCCGACCTCGACGTGATCGTGCTCGAGAAGGAGCGCGAGGTCGGTTCGCACCAGTCGTCGCACAACTCCGGCGTCCTCCACGCTGGCCTGTACTACGCGCCGGGCTCGTTGAAAGCGCGCCTGTGTGTGAGCGGCAAGCGCGACCTGGAGAAGTTCGCCGCGACGCACGGGATCGCGGTGACCCGTCACGGCAAGGTGGTGGTGGCGGTGGACCGCGCCGAGCTCCCACGGCTCGCGCTGCTCGAGGAACGCGCGCGCGCCAACGGAGTCCCTGGTCTGCGGCGTCTGCGCGCGGCGGAACTCGCCGAGGTCGAGCCGCACGTGCACGGTCTCGCCGCACTGCACAGCCCCGCGACCGCGACGATCGACTTCGGAGCGGTCTGCCGCGCCCTCGCCGACGAGGTGCGGGCACGTGGTGGCGAGGTCCTCACACTGGTGACCGTGCAGGGGTTGCGTGAGCGTGCCCAGGAGGTCGTGGTGCGGACCACGATCGGCGCGCTCGCGGCGCGGCAGGTGATCGCCTGCGCTGGCCTGCAATCGGACCGGGTCGCACGGCTGAGCGGCGTCGAGGATCGCGAGGCCATCGTGCCGTTCCGGGGCAGCTACCTCCGCCTCGTCGGACCGGCTGCCAGCCTGGTGCGCGGTCACCTCTACCCGGTCCCGCTGCCGGGGCTGCCGTTCCTCGGAGTCCACGTCACGCAGCGACACGACGGCGAGGTGTGGGTGGGACCCAACGCGGTCGTCGCGCTCGCACGTGAGCGCTACGACCGCTGGGCGGTCGACCTGCGCGACACGCGCGATGTCATCCGCCACCCGGGGTTCTGGCGTCTCGCGGCCGACCACCTCCGCACGGGCGTCGCGGAGGTGCACCGGGACCTGTCGATCGCGGCGACCGCACGCGAGCTCCGCCGCTACGTGCCCGGTGTGGGGGTAGCCGACCTCGAACGCGGCCCGTCGGGGATCCGCGCCCAGTCCGTACGAGCCGACGGCGAGCTCGTGGACGACTTCTCCTGGTCGTCGACCCCACGGGTGCTCCACGTCCGCAACGCCCCGTCACCCGGCGCCACCGCTAGCCTCGCCATCGGTAGGGTGATCGCTGAGCGTGCGCTCGACGGACTCGGAGGAGGATCCCGTGCAGCAAGTTGA
- a CDS encoding bacterioferritin, whose product METIRERARSEMSRGAITDSYGADVERVIDVLNEVLATELVCVLRYKRHYYMADGVKAEVAKAEFLEHANEEQQHADRVAERITQLGGAPDFNPEGLATRAHADYSEGTDIVDMIKEDLVAERIAISTYQEIVRWLGDDDTTTRRLIEWILEQEEEHADDLISLLDKVDM is encoded by the coding sequence ATGGAGACGATCCGGGAGCGTGCCCGCTCGGAGATGAGCAGGGGTGCGATCACCGACAGCTACGGCGCGGATGTCGAGCGCGTCATCGACGTGCTGAACGAGGTCCTCGCGACCGAACTCGTGTGCGTCTTGCGTTACAAGCGCCACTACTACATGGCTGACGGCGTGAAGGCCGAGGTCGCCAAGGCCGAGTTCCTCGAGCACGCCAACGAGGAGCAGCAGCACGCCGACCGCGTCGCCGAGCGCATCACCCAGCTCGGTGGGGCGCCCGACTTCAACCCCGAGGGCCTCGCGACACGCGCCCACGCCGACTACTCCGAGGGCACCGACATCGTGGACATGATCAAGGAGGACCTCGTCGCGGAGCGCATCGCGATCTCGACCTACCAGGAGATCGTGCGCTGGCTCGGCGACGACGACACCACCACGCGTCGACTCATCGAGTGGATCCTCGAGCAGGAGGAGGAGCACGCCGACGACCTCATCAGCCTCCTCGACAAGGTCGACATGTAG
- a CDS encoding nitrite/sulfite reductase: MTPAAATSAPSTAEPFPADVDPASITPEDLPDDGYGDLAEIDDFESLVRRFRAGGIEEDDFKPMRLHMGCYGIRQSTTHMVRIKAPLGRFDARQFEAMAVIAERWSRGFAHITTRQNFQFHFVKLEDVPDVMRVSALAGLTTREACGNAIRNVTMSPLAGVHPDEVLNVEAAADEVVRHFLRHGQFQELPRKFKIAFSAANDDDAGTGFHDVGVLPAVDADDNAGYRIVLGGGLGSSPHEAVQLEDFTPAELLLPTVHAALDLFNDEGERRNRVRARMKFLVKKLGRDEFVTKVLERRDVAIANGLRSTVVPHPPAATGPTADTPLDLPPDLADRDTPAYRYWLSTNTLRQRQGDRFAVYASIYLGDLDTSQFRGLAALMRANDIDDARLTIRQNVVFRDVRPERLPYLWAGLAELGLDRPLAEKSGDVVSCPGAETCNLAITASRGLAEAITNDLVERSLHEIDGVRMNISGCPNSCGQHQAWDLGFSGMARRDSQGNEGPGYRVFVGGRVDDGGARFGDYVAKVPARNAPEAAARILARFRDERIDDEPLWSWYDRTGKAEVAALVADLEKVPEKADAPAFYVDWGATETFEVILGQGECMV; this comes from the coding sequence GTGACGCCCGCAGCAGCCACCTCTGCTCCCAGCACGGCCGAACCGTTCCCGGCCGACGTCGACCCGGCTTCGATCACCCCCGAGGACCTTCCGGACGACGGCTACGGCGACCTCGCCGAGATCGACGACTTCGAGAGCCTCGTCCGCCGCTTCCGCGCGGGCGGGATCGAGGAGGACGACTTCAAGCCGATGCGGCTGCACATGGGCTGCTACGGCATCCGGCAGTCCACGACCCACATGGTGCGCATCAAGGCCCCGCTGGGCCGCTTCGACGCCCGCCAGTTCGAGGCGATGGCGGTCATCGCGGAGCGGTGGTCGCGTGGCTTCGCGCACATCACGACGCGACAGAACTTCCAGTTCCACTTCGTGAAGCTGGAGGACGTGCCCGACGTGATGCGCGTCTCCGCGCTGGCGGGACTGACGACCCGCGAGGCGTGTGGCAACGCCATCCGCAACGTGACGATGTCACCGCTCGCGGGTGTGCACCCCGACGAGGTGCTGAACGTGGAGGCCGCCGCCGACGAGGTCGTGCGCCACTTCCTCCGCCACGGTCAGTTCCAGGAGCTCCCCCGGAAGTTCAAGATCGCCTTCTCGGCCGCGAACGACGACGACGCCGGGACCGGCTTCCACGACGTGGGTGTGCTCCCGGCGGTGGATGCCGACGACAACGCCGGCTACCGCATCGTGCTCGGTGGAGGGCTCGGCTCGTCGCCCCACGAGGCGGTCCAACTCGAGGACTTCACCCCAGCGGAGCTGCTGCTGCCGACGGTCCACGCGGCTCTCGACCTGTTCAACGACGAGGGCGAGCGGCGCAACCGCGTCCGCGCACGCATGAAGTTCCTCGTGAAGAAGCTCGGACGCGACGAGTTCGTCACGAAGGTGCTGGAGCGTCGGGACGTGGCCATCGCCAACGGCCTGCGGAGCACGGTGGTCCCCCACCCGCCCGCCGCCACCGGCCCGACCGCTGACACCCCTCTCGATCTGCCGCCCGACCTCGCCGACCGCGACACCCCCGCGTACCGCTACTGGCTCAGCACCAACACGCTGCGCCAGCGTCAGGGTGACCGCTTCGCGGTGTACGCCTCCATCTACCTCGGCGACCTCGACACGTCGCAGTTCCGTGGTCTCGCTGCGCTGATGCGCGCCAACGACATCGACGACGCTCGGCTGACGATCCGCCAGAACGTCGTGTTCCGCGACGTCCGCCCCGAGCGGCTGCCGTACCTGTGGGCGGGGCTCGCGGAGCTGGGTCTGGACCGGCCGTTGGCGGAGAAGTCGGGCGATGTCGTCAGCTGCCCCGGTGCCGAGACCTGCAACCTCGCGATCACCGCGTCGCGTGGTCTGGCCGAGGCCATCACCAACGACCTCGTCGAGCGGTCGCTGCACGAGATCGACGGTGTGCGCATGAACATCTCGGGGTGCCCCAACTCGTGCGGGCAGCATCAGGCCTGGGACCTGGGGTTCTCGGGCATGGCGCGGCGCGACAGCCAGGGCAACGAGGGACCCGGCTACCGCGTGTTCGTCGGGGGCCGGGTCGACGACGGCGGGGCGCGCTTCGGCGACTACGTCGCCAAGGTGCCCGCCAGGAACGCACCCGAGGCAGCCGCTCGCATCCTGGCTCGGTTCCGTGACGAGCGCATCGATGACGAGCCCCTGTGGAGCTGGTACGACCGCACCGGCAAGGCCGAGGTGGCGGCACTCGTGGCCGACCTCGAGAAGGTCCCGGAGAAGGCCGACGCCCCCGCCTTCTACGTCGACTGGGGCGCCACCGAGACCTTCGAGGTCATCCTCGGCCAGGGTGAATGCATGGTGTAG
- a CDS encoding Ppx/GppA family phosphatase, giving the protein MGSNSTRLLVVDRGGEAITRELTITRLAEGVDRTGHLADEALQRTLETLARYRTIWEAHGARHVRIAATSAVRDAADRDRFFAGVREVAGVDARVLSGDEEAATAYAGAVVALELPRPCAVLDIGGGSTELIVGDERDAVVGSVSLQLGCVRLTERLLPDDPPTVEQLEAARAEVESQLQRADDALADTGSTVTDATVLVGVAGTVTTIAALHLGLDRYDPERIHGTEVPRTAVTAWVARLAEVPAAGRATFGPMQAGREDVIVGGALILAGVLDRYGFDAIVASEADILDGLARGLGAATW; this is encoded by the coding sequence ATGGGCTCCAACTCCACGAGGCTGCTGGTCGTCGACCGCGGCGGCGAGGCGATCACACGCGAGCTGACCATCACGCGGCTGGCCGAGGGCGTCGACCGGACGGGACACCTCGCCGACGAGGCGCTGCAGCGCACGCTGGAGACGCTCGCCCGGTACCGCACGATCTGGGAGGCTCACGGCGCTCGTCACGTCCGCATCGCGGCCACCTCCGCCGTCCGGGATGCCGCGGATCGCGACCGCTTCTTCGCGGGCGTTCGCGAGGTTGCGGGCGTCGACGCCCGCGTGCTGTCCGGTGACGAGGAGGCCGCCACCGCCTACGCGGGGGCGGTCGTCGCGCTGGAGCTCCCCCGGCCGTGCGCGGTCCTGGACATCGGTGGTGGCTCCACCGAGCTCATCGTCGGCGATGAGCGGGATGCCGTCGTCGGTAGCGTGTCGCTGCAGCTCGGGTGCGTGCGTCTCACCGAGCGCCTGCTCCCGGACGATCCGCCGACGGTCGAGCAGCTGGAGGCGGCCCGCGCGGAGGTGGAGTCACAGCTCCAACGGGCCGACGACGCTCTCGCTGACACGGGGTCGACGGTCACCGACGCGACGGTGCTGGTCGGTGTGGCCGGCACCGTGACCACGATCGCTGCGCTGCACCTCGGTCTCGACCGCTACGACCCCGAGCGGATCCACGGCACCGAGGTCCCGCGCACGGCCGTCACGGCGTGGGTCGCTCGACTCGCCGAGGTGCCTGCGGCCGGACGTGCCACCTTCGGGCCGATGCAGGCGGGTCGGGAGGATGTCATCGTCGGTGGGGCTCTGATCCTGGCGGGCGTCCTCGACCGGTACGGCTTCGACGCGATCGTCGCGAGCGAGGCGGACATCCTCGACGGACTCGCCCGCGGGCTCGGCGCCGCGACGTGGTGA
- a CDS encoding S1 RNA-binding domain-containing protein, translated as MIQQGDIIEGTVVRLEEYGAFIDIPVAEGSDRTVTGLCHVSEVDLNFVDNIYAYLTEGEKVEVRIIAIKDDGKVDLSIRQADPEFEDIPEPPRRNRLDRDFDKRLRRFMHSSQMIQGEARRQRESKR; from the coding sequence TTGATCCAGCAGGGCGACATCATCGAGGGGACCGTGGTCCGGCTCGAGGAGTACGGGGCGTTTATCGACATCCCCGTCGCCGAGGGATCGGACCGCACGGTCACCGGGCTGTGCCACGTCTCCGAGGTCGATCTGAACTTCGTCGACAACATCTACGCCTACCTCACGGAAGGCGAGAAGGTCGAGGTCAGGATCATCGCCATCAAGGACGATGGCAAGGTCGATCTCTCCATCCGGCAGGCCGACCCGGAGTTCGAGGACATCCCGGAACCTCCGCGCCGCAACCGGCTCGACCGCGACTTCGACAAGCGGTTGCGGCGGTTCATGCACAGCTCCCAGATGATCCAGGGCGAGGCTCGCCGCCAACGGGAGAGCAAGCGGTAG
- a CDS encoding OsmC family protein has product MEARGIPAGDGRLRSRATGDIGLDGRTLIIRRIHVTYTLTVDAGADRDVIDRVLDFHAEHCPVARSIGGCIDISTDVEVVSG; this is encoded by the coding sequence CTGGAAGCACGCGGCATCCCCGCCGGAGACGGTCGTCTCCGATCCCGCGCCACCGGCGACATCGGTCTCGACGGCAGGACCCTCATCATCCGTCGCATCCACGTCACGTACACCCTCACCGTCGATGCTGGGGCGGACCGCGACGTGATCGACCGGGTGCTCGACTTCCACGCGGAGCACTGCCCGGTCGCGCGGTCGATCGGCGGCTGCATCGACATCAGCACGGATGTCGAGGTCGTCAGCGGGTAG
- a CDS encoding NAD(P)H-hydrate epimerase has translation MDPRLEPERFWARLRSALEQVDDRAKSPPPDARVGAVLVLLEDSEAGPVVVLTRRRPDLGSHPGQISFAGGRLDPDETIEQAALREADEEIGLDADSVEVVGVGPRFYIPPSRFWVVPVLARWRAPHELNPNPWEVDAILRVPLAQLLDRSTWRTVTLSDQRARTWAWQLDDDLLWGATAIVMALLLEAAVEDWSGGTRPEDLDDERVVRPWEHAPTWQRKARLDGVPEVDSAGMTHVTAEQMREVDRHLAAVGVPLASLAEHAGRGLAEATRGLLGRVDGRLVTVLAGSGGNGAGGLVAARLLAGYGASVVVRLTGEPVLADQVEALRLAGIDVADFDRPANAGDAVVDAMLGYGAEPGLRDLVADAVGWLQRHDVRVVSNDLPSGMLADGLHGLCVTADITVTVAAPKVGFRDPITHPFLGDLYLADIGVPRGVWEQLGLEPVEVFHHGPLVRLVRDQRGGDAGTPEQGTYG, from the coding sequence GTGGACCCCAGGCTCGAGCCGGAACGCTTCTGGGCGCGCCTGCGGTCCGCGCTGGAGCAGGTCGACGATCGCGCCAAGTCGCCCCCGCCTGACGCTCGGGTCGGGGCGGTGCTGGTGTTGCTCGAGGACAGCGAAGCCGGGCCCGTGGTCGTGCTGACCCGCCGCCGCCCCGACCTCGGCAGCCACCCCGGACAGATCTCGTTCGCCGGCGGTCGGCTCGATCCCGACGAGACGATCGAGCAGGCGGCGCTGCGGGAGGCCGACGAGGAGATCGGCCTCGACGCCGACTCCGTCGAGGTCGTCGGGGTCGGGCCCAGGTTCTACATCCCTCCGTCCCGCTTCTGGGTCGTGCCCGTGCTGGCACGGTGGCGAGCCCCGCACGAGCTGAACCCCAACCCGTGGGAGGTGGACGCCATCCTGCGGGTCCCGCTGGCGCAGCTGCTCGATCGCTCGACCTGGCGCACGGTCACGCTGTCGGACCAGCGTGCGCGCACGTGGGCGTGGCAGCTCGATGACGACCTGCTCTGGGGGGCCACCGCGATCGTCATGGCGCTGCTCCTCGAGGCTGCCGTGGAGGACTGGTCGGGCGGGACCCGCCCCGAGGACCTCGACGACGAGCGCGTCGTGCGCCCCTGGGAGCACGCCCCCACGTGGCAGCGCAAGGCCCGCCTCGACGGCGTTCCCGAGGTGGACTCGGCTGGCATGACCCACGTGACGGCGGAGCAGATGCGCGAGGTCGACCGTCACCTCGCGGCCGTCGGCGTGCCGCTGGCGTCACTGGCGGAGCACGCGGGACGGGGGCTGGCCGAGGCCACCCGCGGCCTGCTTGGCAGGGTCGACGGCCGTCTCGTCACGGTCCTCGCCGGCTCGGGCGGGAACGGCGCTGGCGGACTCGTCGCGGCCCGGCTCCTGGCGGGGTACGGGGCGTCGGTCGTCGTCCGCCTGACCGGTGAGCCGGTGCTGGCGGACCAGGTCGAAGCGTTGCGCCTCGCCGGGATCGACGTCGCCGACTTCGACCGTCCCGCGAACGCCGGCGATGCCGTCGTCGACGCGATGCTGGGCTACGGGGCGGAGCCGGGCCTGCGTGATCTGGTCGCCGATGCGGTCGGGTGGTTGCAGCGCCACGACGTCCGGGTCGTCAGCAACGACCTCCCCAGCGGCATGCTCGCGGACGGCCTGCACGGCCTGTGCGTCACCGCCGACATCACGGTGACCGTCGCCGCCCCGAAGGTCGGGTTCCGCGATCCGATCACCCACCCCTTCCTCGGCGACCTGTACCTCGCGGACATCGGGGTCCCGCGGGGCGTGTGGGAGCAACTCGGTCTCGAGCCGGTCGAGGTGTTCCACCACGGCCCGCTGGTGCGCCTGGTCCGGGACCAGCGGGGCGGCGATGCCGGCACCCCCGAGCAGGGCACCTACGGGTAA
- a CDS encoding DUF501 domain-containing protein: MSAQLGRPARGDNAVVHRCVFGLPTVVRVGPRLEDGTPFPTTFWLSCPVMRARIGTLEADGEMVTVNDRLDDDETFRAEHAAAYHRAIAFRDQLDEPLPGAPGSGGSKRHVKCLHVHVAHHLATGDNPVGAWAFDRAAPVPCPGPCVDDEERTVWEERLRTGEPGPRVEGRR; encoded by the coding sequence GTGTCAGCGCAGCTCGGCCGTCCTGCGCGGGGCGACAACGCGGTCGTGCACCGCTGCGTGTTCGGCCTGCCGACGGTGGTCCGAGTCGGTCCCCGACTCGAGGACGGCACGCCGTTCCCGACGACGTTCTGGTTGAGTTGCCCCGTGATGCGTGCGCGCATCGGAACGCTCGAGGCCGACGGCGAGATGGTGACCGTCAACGACCGTCTCGACGACGACGAGACGTTCCGAGCCGAGCACGCCGCCGCCTACCACCGCGCCATCGCGTTCCGCGACCAGCTGGACGAGCCTCTCCCGGGCGCACCGGGCTCAGGTGGGTCGAAGCGCCACGTCAAGTGCCTCCACGTGCACGTGGCCCACCACCTGGCGACGGGGGACAACCCGGTCGGGGCGTGGGCCTTCGACCGCGCCGCGCCCGTCCCGTGTCCTGGCCCGTGCGTGGACGACGAGGAGCGCACGGTGTGGGAGGAACGCCTCCGGACAGGTGAGCCTGGACCACGGGTGGAGGGACGTCGGTGA